In Cicer arietinum cultivar CDC Frontier isolate Library 1 chromosome 1, Cicar.CDCFrontier_v2.0, whole genome shotgun sequence, one DNA window encodes the following:
- the LOC101515377 gene encoding uncharacterized protein gives MSRGRSDSGIWLRWCLVLFAMVSALGVCGPALYWRFKKGITLRNSHSKLSCPPCICDCPPPLSLFQLAPGLANLSVSDCGSNDPELKEEMEKQFVDLLTEELKLQESVSEAHTRHMNITLAEAKRVGSQYQREADKCVAATETCEQAREHAEAKLTKERKMTLVWERRARQMGWEGE, from the exons atgtcACGGGGGAGATCTGATTCGGGGATTTGGTTAAGGTGGTGTTTGGTTTTGTTTGCAATGGTATCAGCTTTAGGAGTGTGCGGTCCTGCTCTTTACTGGAGATTCAAGAAAGGCATCACCCTTCGTAACTCTCACTCCAAACTCTCTTGTCCTCCTTGTATCTGTGATTGCCCTCCTCCTTTGTCCCTCTTCCAACTCGCTCCTG GGCTGGCCAATCTCTCTGTCTCAG ATTGTGGAAGTAATGATCCTGAACTAAAAGAGGAGATGGAGAAGCAGTTTGTTGACCTTCTAACTGAGGAGCTAAAGTTACAAGAGTCAGTTTCTGAAGCGCACACGCGGCATATGAACATAACTTTGGCCGAAGCAAAAAGAGTGGGATCTCAATACCAAAGAGAAGCTGACAAATGCGTTGCAGCAACTGAAACGTGCGAGCAGGCAAGAGAGCACGCCGAAGCCAAGCTCACCAAGGAGAGAAAGATGACTTTGGTTTGGGAGCGACGGGCACGTCAAATGGGCTGGGAAGGAGAATAA